In Eupeodes corollae chromosome 3, idEupCoro1.1, whole genome shotgun sequence, a single genomic region encodes these proteins:
- the LOC129951528 gene encoding odorant receptor 4-like: MAEHVFFEQSQKMFRFLRIWSSYRKTNKNKFDILLNSWVIIFCGSFIGIISLIDAIQAIQMDQIDVKFTKLLFLCVVLVVIHKVCTVTYNQKIIVEFIEQLQKLSSTFENKTNFYNAHKLYKKIFFFGIYSMNISVFVFMVAPAVLFQNKKLFFQPKISFLNLQESPTWELMFVFQSISAFIFTNITFGYDTVYCGIMITSAAILKSIAREIREVDGVIEDHQISEQKLKNIIEKIIEISGVTKNISDIFAMTTMVHIVYVCGTMALGLYVMSIQPLNDLTCFSMLLATIMSIFLLWIYCYFGQTLVDQRRMLQTELYFLKWYEAQRSQKIMILVTISVLQRDCFVYAGKIIPLSMETFGQVLLKAYTFFTFMNDIKYK; encoded by the exons ATGGCTGAACATGTTTTCTTTGAACAATCCCAAAAAATGTTCCGATTCCTCCGCATCTGGAGTTCATAtagaaaaactaacaaaaacaaatttgatataTTATTGAACTCCTGG GTAATTATATTTTGTGGTTCTTTCATTGGAATTATAAGCCTTATCGATGCCATCCAAGCCATTCAAATGGATCAAATTGAtgtcaaatttacaaaattactttttctgtGTGTAGTCCTAGTTGTGATACATAAAGTTTGCACAGTAACATATAATCAGAAAATTATTGTTGAGTTTATAGAGCAGCTTCAAAAACTATCAtcaacatttgaaaacaaaactaacttTTACAATGCCCATAAattgtataagaaaatttttttctttggcatATATTCTATGAATATTTCTGTCTTCGTTTTTATGGTAGCTCCAGCAgtattatttcaaaacaaaaaattattttttcaacctaagatttcatttttgaatttgcaaGAAAGTCCAACTTGGGAATTGATGTTTGTATTTCAATCAATAAgtgcatttatttttacaaacattacTTTTGGATATGATACG gtGTACTGCGGAATTATGATTACTTCTGCAGCCATTCTCAAAAGTATTGCTCGTGAGATTAGAGAGGTTGATGGAGTTATTGAAGACCACCAAATATCAgaacaaaagttgaaaaacattatcgaaaaaataattgaaatatcagg TGTTACTAAAAATATATCTGATATTTTTGCAATGACGACAATGGTACATATCGTTTATGTTTGTGGAACTATGGCTTTGGGATTGTACGTAATGTCAATACAACCTTTGAACGACTTGACTTGCTTTTCAATGTTATTGGCAACaattatgtcaatttttcttctaTGGATCTATTGTTATTTCGGTCAAACCTTAGTTGATCAA aggCGAATGCTTCAAACAGaactatattttctaaaatggtATGAAGCTCAAAGAAGCCAGAAGATCATGATCTTAGTAACAATTTCGGTATTGCAAAGGGACTGTTTTGTTTATGCTGGAAAAATAATTCCACTTTCAATGGAAACATTTGGCCAG gttTTGCTAAAGGCCTATACGTTTTTCACTTTTATGAAcgatataaaatacaaataa